Below is a window of Methanothermobacter thermautotrophicus DNA.
CCCACTGCATGATGCAGAAGGTCCACTCGGGAGTTGTTGTCCAGCTTGAGGGTCGAAGGGCTGTTATAGAGGGTATAGACCTTAAGGTATGGGCACCACCAGTGAAGGCCAGATGAAAATGTCCCAGGATTACCTGACAGTGCCCGTGGTGACGGGTTACATAAGACCCGGTGAGGGGTTCTCAGAGATCATCGAGAGGGCCGGTGCGCTTGCAATGGATGGTGATTTCCTGGTAATCTCAGAGACACCGGTCTCGGTTGCCCAGGGAAACCTGGTCGATGAATCCCGGTTCAGACCATCCATAACCGCGTTGATGCTGGCAGATATCTGGTCAAAGTACATATGGGGGTACCTTCTCGGTCCGATCCTCGGCATGAAGAGGAGGACCATAATGAACCTCAGAAGACTGCCGCCCGAGGCAAGGGCACATAAGGAGGTTGTCCTGAGATACTATGGACTTAAACATGCCCTTAAGCCTGCTTCCGAGGCCGGTATTGATCTGAGTAATGTGCCGGGAACCCTTGTTTCTCTTCTACCTGAAAATCCTGGTGAAGCGGCGAACTTTATTGCCAGCGAGATCAGACGAAAATTCGGTGCAGATGTTACCACTGTCATAATCGATACCGATGCAACCTACAGTATACTTGGAAGGTACTTCACCTCACTCCCCATCGCTGTGCCTGGCATAAGGTCAGATACAGGGTTTCTGGGTTACCTTGCAGGACGGTTCGCTGGAAGAACCTGGCCCACACCCCTCGCATCATCAAGGCCCGTTAAACTGGAAGTTCTCCTCGAGGTTGCATCAGCTGCAGAGGAATACCACCGCAGGAATGCCGGGAGGGCCACGGTCTATGATATGGCCAGGGAATTCAGTGACAGACCAGGGAATATCACAGTGGAGATGCTATCCTCAGTTGAACACACACCGGCGGTTATTGTAAGACCCCCATGATAATACTCATATGATAAACAATTTTCGTATTAAACCGGCCCTTTATAAAATTTTAAATAAGATTAGGCACATAAATTGAAGTGCACTCAAAAATTTGATGACAAGCATACCCGGTATGCAGTTATTTCTCAAGCTGGAGGATTTCAATTGATTGATGAGCAGGTGCTACAAGAGTTGATCCATGAAATTATCACTGAAGAGGAAGAGGAAGAGGCCATACCAGTTCTGGAGTGCCTCATGAAGGGCAAGGTAACAGATGAGGAGATATCAGAGAAAACCCAGCTTAAACTCAACATAGTCAGAAGGATACTTTACAAGCTCTACGATGCCGGTGTGGCGAGTTACAAGAGGAGCAAGGATCCTGAAACACAGTGGTACACCTACACATGGAAATTTGAGCCTGAGAAGGTTACAGAGATGATAAGAAGGAAGCACAGTGAGATAGTCCGAAAGCTCAGGGAAGCCCTTGACTTTGAGGAAAACAACATGTTCTTTGTATGTGTGAATGGCCACTACAGATTCACATTTGATGAGGCCACCGAAGAAAACTTCAAATGCCCTGAATGCGGCTCTAAAATGGAATTCATGGATAACTCTGAGATAATACAGAAAATAAAGGAAGAACTCAGCCTTTATGAGAACAACGGATTCGACTCAACAGACACGACAGTAAACTCCTAGAACCGGATTAGAACCAACAGCTCTTTATGTGCATTTGTTCTGATTGATCATGAATGGTGTCCCCTTGAGCATCCGTTTACTTCGAATTGTTGGATGTCCAGAGTGGGTGATAGATCACTCCCTTGCGGTCAGAAAAAAGGCCCTCGAGTTATCACGTGACCTGCCGGTTGACAGGAGGCTTGTGGAGGAGGGCGCCCTTCTTCATGATATAGGCCGCTGCAGGACAGACGGTGTTGAGCATGCCGTCGAGGGTGCCCGTATACTTGAAGGATTCGGTTACCCCCCTGAGGTTGTGAGGATAGTTGAAAGACACGTGGGGGCGGGTATAACCCCAGAGGAGGCAGAGGCCCTTGGACTTCCACCAGGGGACTACATGCCAAGGACCCTCGAGGAAAAGATTGTTGCGCATGCAGATAACCTTATCAATGGTTCTGATGAAGTTGATATCAACTTTGTAATTAAAAAATGGTCTGATCGCCTCGGTGAAAAACACCCCTCAATAGAGAGACTTAAAAAGCTCCATGAAGAGCTTCTGGGACACCCCTAGGTCCATAGACTTAAAGGCCATCATCATGTATACCCCCTGAAACTGAGGGTTTTAACATATAAACCTAATTCTATGAAAAGGAAACCACTTTAACCAGTATTCACATATTATGCTATAATACCAGCGGGAGGGGGTTATATAAACAAAAAAACGGAATGTCTGTGCCCGGATTGTCCCAGCTACCCGGATCATGGTGACGACGAAATTCTCTTCTGTGCAGGAGGGAGCAGCCGCTACTATGTTGAGGAAAGGGGGTGCCTCTGTGCATCATGCCCCGTGTACCAGAGTTATGGCCTCAAGGAGCTTTACTTCTGTAACACAGAATCTCTGAATGGTATAAGGATGAGGAGACAGAGGAGATCCGAGGAAGACCGTGAATACCTCAAAATAGTCCAGATAAAAAGGATAGCCCATGGCGGTGATGTGCCGGTTGAGTCCATGGGATCCGAAAAGAGGCTGCCTGTGGGACTTGATGATATACACTTCCTGCCCGCCCAGGTATCATCCATACCCCTAAATGCAGAGGACCCTGTTAAAACCGATGTGATAATCGGGGTCGAATCAGAGAGGCCCCTGAGACTCAGATCCCCCATAATAATAAGTGGTATGAGCTACGGGGCGGTTTCAGAGAAGACCCGTATTGCCATCGCATCCGTTGCAGCCAGACTGAAGATCGGATTCAACTCAGGTGAGGGTGGAATACTCCATGAGGAAATGGATAAGGCCGGTGATTACCTCATAATCCAGTATTCAACCGGAAGGTTCGGTATCACCAGGGATGTGCTCAGGGGCGCTGCTGCAATAGAGATAAGATTTGGTCAGGGCGCATATCCCGGGAAAGGGAGTTATCTCCCTCCAGACAAGATAAGCCCCGATGTTGCAAGGGTCCGTGGCCTTGAGCCAGGGGAGGGGTCATATTCCCCTGCACACCACCCTGATATACGGAATCAGAAGGAACTTGAGGAAAAGGTTGAAGAGCTCAGGAAAATTAGCAGGGGAGCGCCCATAGGTGCCAAGATAGGGTGCGGCAACGTAGAGGATGATGTTAAGGCCCTGCTTGATGCTGGAGTAGATTTTATAAGTATTGATGGTTTTGGTGGTGGTACCGGGGCTGTTAATCCACATATAAGGGACAACACCGGCATCCCCATCATCGCAGCCCTGCCAAGGGCCGTTAAGACCATCATAAATGAGGGTCATGGTGAGAGGGTGTCCCTCATTGCTGGTGGGGGTCTAAGGACAGCCGCAGACATGGCAAAGTGCCTCGCCCTGGGCGCTGATGCTGTCTACACAGGTACCGCGACACTCATAGCCATCAACTGTCAGCAGCACAGGTTATGTCACACCGGAAGGTGTCCGACAGGGATAACAACCCATGACCCTGACCTCCTGAAACACATGGATCTGGAAAGGGCCATTGAAGGCCTTGAAAACTTCATAAGGGTTTCTACGGCTGAGATTGCCGACTTTACCAGGATAACTGGAAAGGATGATGTGAAAAAACTGAACCATGAGGACCTGGTTGCCCTTAAAAAGGATGTTGCCGAATTAACAGGCGTAAAATGGCTGAAAGGTACTTAAGAGGATACTTCTTAAAAAAGGATTCTTTCAGTGAAATGTATATGTTGTTGAAAGCTTATGCTGCATTGTGCTGTGTGAACTGCGGATAGGCGCTGCATGAAATATGATGTGATAAAGGTTGATAGAATGAAGGTCATATGTTCAATCGAGGAATCCCTCCACAGACCTGAGGCTGTCAGGTGGCGGGAGAGAATGAGGTTAATGAGGCCCATGGGAGATGTTGTTGTGGTGCTGCCCTGCAGCATGAAAAAGCCCTACTCAACCTCAAAGTCCCACAGAAAATTTACGAGGCTCACCAGGGGCTTCCAGGAACTCATACTGACATCACCCTTTGGGATATGCCCCCGGGAACTTGAAAACACCTACCCCATCTCCTCCTATGACGTATCAACCATCGGGGAGTGGTCCCATGAGGAAAAGAAACTGGTGGGTGATGTCCTGAGGGAATATGTGGGTGACCTTGATGTCATAGCCCACGTGGATGGAGGTTACCTTGAGGTCTGCATGGAGTACCTTGACTCATTCACGCCAACCAGCATGGAATCACGTCCAACCTCACCTGAGGCCCTGGAGAGGCTTAAGAGGGAACTGAAGGGTTATGATAAGATCCCTGCCCGGAAGAGGCTGCTGCACATGCTTCGTTCGGTTGCTGTCTACCAGTTTGGACCCGGCGGAGAAAGGATCATACCGGAGGATTGCCGTGTAACCGGAAGGTACCACCGGAAGATCCTCAAATCCGACGGCACCCAGATAGGAACCTTCATGATGGACCGCGGGCTCATCTCGCTATCACCGGAGGGTGGGAGATCCCTCCACAGACTCGGATTGAAGTGGGTTGAGATAGATTTCAAACTTGAAAGCAGCACACTCTTTGCACCGGGTGTTTCTGATGCCGACAGGGAAATCATACCCGGTGATGAGGTGGTCATAGTGCACGAAGGAGAAGTTGCAGGTGTTGGGAGGGCTGTGCTCAGCGGAGATGAAATGGTGAGGGCTGAAAGGGGTGTGGCAGTCAGGGTAAGGCGAAGGAATGCTTGATACTGTCTTAAAAATCAATTCAGGTATCATCATTCCCTCCCCTGGTGACGGGATAATGGACACTTTTAAATATGGTTAGCTTAAATAATAGAGAATCACTACAGTGATTATCAAAATAGCATCTGAGGTAATAATAATGTCAGAAGAACTCCTGGAAAAGGTTAAGGAAGCTCTCAAGAAGGTTGCAGACCCACACATGGGCATAAGTATCGTGGAGATGGGTCTTGTTGAGAACATCGAAATCGAAGAGAAGGGTGAAACCATAGCAAAGATAACCATCCGGCCCACAAATCCGGGATGCATGAGCGCAGCGAGGATGGCGATGGATGCAAGGAACGTTGCCGAGCAGGTTGAAGGGATTGACCGGGCCGAAATCACGGTGGAAGGCCACATGATGGCCGATGCCATAAGTGAAATGGTGAACAAATAGAGCCTCAAACTCATGACAGGGGTCCCGGGGATCGTTGCGGTTGTTGGAGTTCCAGGTACCGGTAAAACAACCGTATGCCAGATCCTATCCCGGATTGTGAGGCACACCTACATAAATTATGGGGAACTGATGCTCCAGGTTGCAGGTGAGTGGAACCTTGCAGAAAACCTGGAGGACCTCTTCAACCTCTCCCTGGATCAGCAGCACCTTATCTGGGTTGAAGCCGCCCGCAGGATAAGGCGACTGGATTATGTGCTTATGGATCTCCATGGAATAGATCTTTCTCCACTGGGTTACCTTATTTCTCTCCCGGTTGACCTAATAACCCCGGACATCATTGTAATCCTTGAATCGGAGCCCCAGAGTATATTTGAGAGGAGGCTGGTTGATTCGAAGAGGAGGGTCATGGAGAGTCCTGGGAGTATCAGGGAGCATATGGAATTGCTCAGGACGTCCATGTTCGTGTGTTCAGCAATCCTTGGCTCACTGGTCAGCATAGTGGAAAACAATGACCCCCATGAGGCCGCCCTTGAGATCCTGAGGATAATTGAAGCTGCAGGGGATGCTACCACCCTCCCCTGAAGTGGTTGTGACACCGGATCACAGAAAAGCATATATATGAGTAACTCCAAAAGTTGGAATCACCCCACTGATTCTTAATATGGGCCCGTGGCTCAGGTGGTTAGAGCGCACGGCTGATAACCGTGAGGCCCTGGGTTCGAATCCCAGCGGGCCCATCTCAATCTTTACATCATGAACAGCTGATAACTGACTTCTCACCCAACGTGTATGACTCAAATACAGGAATATGGGGAGTGGGATTTCAGCATAGTACTCGCTTCTCAGCCCACATGTATGACTCAAATCCTAGCTAATAACCGCTGACTTCTCACTCCATGTGTATGATGCAAATTCTTTGAGGAGCTTCAGGGCAGCTCCAGATTTAACTGTTCTTCTTGCCGTCTCTGTTCCCTCAGGAAGTGCGTCAGCAAGCCCTGCAAGATAGATCAGGGCCCCTGCATTTGCAAGGGCAACATCGAGTCTTGATTTCTTTGCAGGGGTATCATCGCGTCCACTGAGTACATCCATGAACATCTCAAGGTTCTCATGGGGGGTTGAACCTGCCCTCAGATGTTCAAGTCTCCCTGCCTCAACTCCAAAGTCAGTGGGCATCAGTCTATCGATCCTGATTTCATCATCCTCAAGGAATGCCACCAGGGTGGGGCCAGCCGTTGATATCTCATCCAGGGCAGGGTTAAGGTTTGCATCGAATCCATGGACAACCATGGCGCGGCGTGTTCCAAGGTTCCTGAGTACCTCAGCCACCGGACCCACAAGCTGAGGATCAAATACTCCTAGGAGCTGTATTTCAGCGGCAGCAGGGGACGTCAGGGGTCCCAGTATGTTGAAAACCGTCTTGAAGCCCAGGGCCCTCCTTACTCCGGCCACCCTGGCAGTTGCCCTGTGGAATAATGGTGCAAACATGAATGAGATGCCGACCTCAGTGAGGGATCTTGCAGCTGCATCTGCATCCAGCTCTATGTTCACACCTGCAGCCTCCAGTATATCTGCACCCCCACAGGATCCTGTGACAGCCCTGTTACCATGCTTTGCAACCCTCACACCTGCGGCTGCTGCTATTATGGCGGCTGCTGTGCTTATATTGTATGATCTGAAGCTGTCGCCCCCTGTCCCGCAGGAATCAACGACCTCAAGGGACCCTGGAACCCTGACCTTGAGGGCTTTATCCCGCATGGCCCGTGCGAAGCCTGTTATCTCATCCACAGTTTCCCCCTTCATGGCAAGGGCCGTTAGTATTGCTGCTATTTTTATATCATCAAGTTCACCGGCCATTATCATCTCCATCAGACTGTAGGCCTCATCCTCGGTGAGGTTCCTGAAGTCCATTATCCCTGCGATAAGCCTCCTGAATCTCATTCTAATCCTCCTGCGGCTTTAAGATTGGCCGCCATCTTATGGATCCTCCGTAACATGAGATCCCTGTCCCCCAGGTTCTCGGATATCACGTCTATGATGGCGCTTCCAACGATAACCCCATCGGCTCCTGCATCCACCAGCATCCTCACATGTTCGGGTCTTGAGACACCGAAACCAACCATGACAGGGAGGCTTCCATCAGCCTTAACCCTCTCTATGAGTTCAATCGTTGCATCCTCAACCCTTGATCGTGCACCGGTGACCCCCATCACCGATACGAGGTAATGGAATCCCGCTGATACCTGAGAGATCCTCTTGAGGCGTTCACTACCGGTTGTTGGTGCAACTATGAATATCTGGTCTACACCATATTTTTCAGCGGCCCTGAGTGCATCTGAGGCCTCCTCAGGTGGGAGGTCCGCTGAGAGTATCCCTGTGACCCCTGCTTCTGCAGCCCTCCGGTAGAACTCATCAACACCCATCCTGTAGATCAGATTGTAGTATACCAGGAGGCCTATGGGTATGGAGGTGAATTCCCTGACCCTCTCTATAAGCTGGAAGCACTTCTCTGTTGTCATGCCTGCCCTGAGGGCCCGCAGATCAGCCCCCTGAACGCTTGCACCGTCGGCTATTGGGTCAGAGAAGGGGAAGCCTATTTCAAGACCATCTGCCCCTGCATCCACAAGGGTCCTTATGATCTCAATGGATGTCTCCATGTCAGGGTCCCCTGCAACGACGAAGGGGACGAAGGCACATCCATCTGCCCTCCTGAACATCTCAGCATAACTCATTGCTCTAACTCCTGATACCAAAATCATCACCTCCCAGCAAACCAGCGACCATGAACATGTCCTTATCACCCCTCCCTGAGAGGTTTACAATGACCGTTTTTCCCTTATTCTCTGGTTTCTCAGCGTACTTTTCAAGGCAGGCTATTGCATGGGCACTTTCAAGGGCCGGCATTATACCCTCATATTTAGAGAGAAGCCTGAAGCCCCTGAGTGCCTCAGTGTCTGTTACCGGCTCATACCTTGCCCTGCCTGTATCCATGAGATGGGCGTGTTCTGGTCCAACACCCGGATAATCGAGGCCAGCTGAGACGGAATGGGCCTCGTTTATCTGCCCATCATCATCCTGAAGTACATAGGACAGTGAACCATGGAGGATTCCCTCTGAACCGGCAGAGAGGGTGGCTCCGTGACTGCCTGACTCTATACCTTCACCGCCCCCCTCTGCACCTATGAGTTCAATATCATCGTCCATGAAGGCCGAAAAGATGCCTATGGCATTGCTTCCACCCCCCACACAGGCTATCACAGTGTCGGGGAGTTCACCCTCGGCTTCGAGTATCTGTTTCCTCGCCTCCATTCCTATGACGCTCTGGAAGTGTTTCACCATGGTAGGGTAGGGGTGGGGGCCCATGGTGGAACCTATGAGGTAGTGGGTGTCATCCACGTTGCTGATCCAGTCCCTCATGGCCTCGTTTATGGCGTCCTTAAGGGTCCTTGAGCCTGAATCAACCGGTATGACCCGTGCCCCCGATACCTCCATCCTGAATACATTGAGCTTCTGCCTCTCAACATCCTCTGTACCCATGTAGATGTCAACGTCCATTCCAAACAGGGCCCCTGCAACTGCAGTGGCTATCCCGTGCTGCCCGGCCCCTGTCTCGGCTATGAGCCTGGTCTTGCCCATGTACCCTGCAAGGAGGGCTTGGCCTATGGTGTTGTTTATCTTGTGGGCCCCTGTGTGCAGCATGTCCTCCCTCTTGAGGTACACCCTGCATCCAAGTTTCTCTGACAGGTTCCTGGCATAGTAGAGGCCCGTGGGCCTTCCAGCATACTCCCTAAGATGGTATTCTAGTTCAGCCATGAACTTCCTGTCATCCCTGTAATTGAGGAAGGCCCTCTCAAGTTCCTCAAGGGCTGGTATAAGAAGCTCCGGCACGAATATGCCTCCATATTTACCGAATTTTCCATCCATTATCATGATAATTCACCTCTCTGTAATCCAGGCGGGTCCTGAAGGTCCCCACCAATCCTTCCCATGCATTCCATGAGTTCAACCATCAGTGCATGGTCCTTTATCCCCGGTGCAGTCTCAATGCCTGAGTTGAAGTCCAGGCAATCAAATTGCCGGAGGTATTCATGGTTAAGCCTCACAGTGGATGGGCCGAGGCCCCCTGCAAGGGCCACCTCAACTGTGCTGTCACGACTCCCTATGAGTCTGAGCATCCTGAGGGCCAGTTCGGGTGGAATCATCCTCCCTGTTCCCCCTGTCCTGCCACCTGAGCTTGCATCCACCAGAACACATGAACATGAGATGCTGTCAAGAACATCCAGTGCACCGGCTTCAGGTGGGATTGCGACTGTTATCCTGGCATTAAACCCGTTCTCATTGAGCACATTCTCTATACCCTTGGCATCCTCAGTGGAGAGGGAGTGGAGCTGGATTCTCTCCACACCTGTCCTTTCCATCACCTCAACTACCTCCACTGGATCGGATGGTTCAAGGACGATTACGGCCTTCTCGGTGGGTATGAGTGAAAGGATATCCTCCATCTCCTCCAGGGAAAGGTTTCTAGGGGATCTATCTATGTGTATGAGTCCCAGGAGGTCAGCGCCGAGTTTATCTGCCATGACGGCGTCCTCTGGCCTTTTTATGCCGCATATCTTAACAAGCACATCGGCGAGGGACTCATGCGAACTGTTCAAAGAACTCATCCCCCCTGTACCTTCTTCTATGGTCTCTGCAGTGGCTTACTGCATCCAGTATCTCTTCAAGGAGTTCCCGCGGGTTCTGGGCCGACATGGGTGCTGTGCCAGTGAGCAGAGCATCTGCACCGTAGCCTGCCAGTATCTCAGCATCCTCGGGGCCCCTGACACCGCTCTCTGATACGAGTATAAGTTCATCGGGTACCAGGGGTGCCAGTGCACGGGTTCGTTCAAGGTCCACATCAAAGGTTTCAAGGTCCCTGTTGTTCACACCTATTATCTCTGCACCGGCTTCAAGGGCCCTGTAGATGTCAAGTGAGGTGTGACACTCAACCAGCGGCTCCATTGAGAGCTCCCTGCATTTCTGAATCCCTGACTCAAGGTCAGGGAATATTCCTGTGATGAGGAGAACCGAGGATGCCCCCGATGCCCTTGCCTGGTAGATCTGGTATTCGTCGACCAGGAAGTCCTTCATGAGGAGGGGTATCCTGTAATGTGCTGCCTGGCCAAGAAGATCAATTGAACCATTGAAGTATCTGCCCTCGGTTACTATGGATACTGCATCCGCAAGGTCCATGTATACCTCCATCATCTCTTCAAGGCCCCTGCCGGATATCGTGCCAAGGGATGGTGAAGCCCTCTTGTATTCGCATATGAGGGATACTCTGCCTCCTCCAAGTGCAGCCTGAAAGCTCAGTGGCTCGTCCATGACTGTTATATCATCCTTGAGGATGCTGAGGGGCCTTTTTCTCATGAGTTCCTTAACTTCGAGTTTCTTTGACCTTATAATATCCCTGATCATGTGTTCACATCCTGAGGAAGTTTCTAATTAGGGTTCTTCCGCTGGGGGTTCCGGCTGACTCCGGGTGGAACTGCAGCCCATAGATTGGATATTCTCTGTGCTTTATGGCCATTATAATTTCATCTGATGTCACCGCAGTTACCTCTATATCCCCGGGTGTGTCTTCGGGTCTGCATATGAGTGAATGGTACCTGGTTGCCCTGAATGGGTTTGGAACGTCCCTGAAGAGTTCTGATCCATCATGGAATACCTCAACTATCTTCCCGTGGACCGGTTCCCCGGGTTCAACCCTTCCACCGAAGGCGTGGAATATGCCCTGGTGTCCAAGGCATACGCCGAGGAGGGGCCTGTCAATGAATTCCCCTATCACATCCATGCAGACACCGAAGTCACTCCTCCTTGAAGGGTTACCGGGGCCCGGGGATATGATTATCCTTTCCGGATCCAGGGCCCTAAGATCTGATATCCTGGCCTCATCGTTCCTCAAAACCATTATCTCCTCATCCATCCCCTCATCCCTGAGGATCTCCCCTGCAAGCTGGTAGAGGTTATGGGTGAATGAGTCATAGTTATCAATTATCAGAATCAAGGCCCTCACCTGCCAGTTCCATTGATTTAAGGACTGCCATGGCCTTGTTCTGGCACTCCACGTATTCATTTTCAGGGATGGAGTCATGTACTATGCCTGCCCCTGCCTGTATTCTCCCACAGGCTCCGTCAGCGACCATGGATCTTATGGTTATTGCAAAATCGGCGTTACCGTTCAGTGACAGATAACCGAGGGCTCCTGCGTAGGCATTCCTCGGCACCCCCTCAAGTGACTCTATTATCTCCATGGCCCTTATCTTGGGGGCTCCGCTCACCGTACCGGCCGGGAATACTGCTGCCAGGGCATCAAGGGCGTCCATACCATTCCTGAGTCTGCCGGTTACATGGGAGAGGATGTGCTGAACATGGGAGAACCTCCTTATGGTCATGTACTCTGGTACCTGGACCGTGCCAAACTCAGATATCCTTCCAAGGTCGTTTCTTGCAAGGTCAACGAGCATGAGGTGCTCTGCGAGCTCCTTATCATCTGATAGCAGTTCTGATGCTATCCTCTCATCCTCATGGGGTGTTTGCCCCCTTGGCCTGGTTCCTGCAATCGGGAAGGTTTCAATCTGTTTATCCTCCACACGTACCAGCATTTCAGGGCTTGAACCTGTTATCTCCCTGCTGCCAAGTTTCAGGTGGTACATGTAGGGGGATGGGTTAACCCTCCTGAGGGCCTCGTAGAGGGCAAGCCTGTCACCGCGCAGCCTGTAGTCAGTGGCATTTGAGAGGACTGCCTGGAATATTTCGCCCTTAGCTATCCTCTCCTTTGCCTCCTCCACCATTCCAAGGTATCTCTTCCTTGAGAACAGGGCCCCCCTATTCCTGTATTTAAGGTGCCCTGTTGGGGTTTCCTCACGGAGCAGTTCTGATATCTCGGGGAGTCTGTTCCCCTTGAGGCTGATGTAGCTGCATTCTCCTGTGAGGTGGTTGAACATGATACCATCAAGGAAGAGTCCGAATTCAAAGTCCGGGAAGTTTCCAGGGCTGAGGTTGATGCTGTCAAAGAACCTTGCAGCCTGATAGGATATGTAGCCAACAAGGCCCCCACAGAAGCCCCTGGCTTTTCCAGTGGGTCTTGTGAACTGCCTCAGGAATTCAAAGGGGTTTTCTGTATCAAGCTCCTCCCGTGATCCCTCATGTTCAACTTCTATAAAACCTGAACGGGCCCTTATTATCATGTGGGGCTCGAAGCCCATGAATGAGTATCTTGCAAGGCCCGTGTCGCTTTCCATTGACTCAAGAAGGAATGATGAGTCGTATTCAGAATAAACACTTTTGAATAGTTCAAAGGGTTCTTTAAATTCTATCCTTTCCTTTATTGGGTTTTCCAGCTCTGTAATGCCAAAAACATTCACTCCGGTACATGCATATCACCTCTGTATCCACAAAGTACATATACACGGAGGTACTATTTAAATCTTGTCTGTATAATGATGTACATCAATGTGGTGAAGTGTATGTGGAAGCAGATAAAGCACAGATTCGAGAGATACCCCTCCCGCATGTATGTGGCGAGGAAGATCATAGACCTTGGATTCAGAATAGACAGAAACGGGAAGATATACTGTGACGATGTTGAGATAAGTGATGTTGCCCTTGCAAGGGCAGTGGGAGTTGACCGGAGGACCGTAAGGGCGACAGCAAACACCATAATAAAGGATGAAAAACTGAGGGGCATCTTTGAGAACCTTATGCCTGCAGGAGCCCTTCTTAGGGATGCTGCAGGTGAACTTGACTTCGGTGTGGTGGAGATAG
It encodes the following:
- a CDS encoding coenzyme F420-0:L-glutamate ligase produces the protein MSQDYLTVPVVTGYIRPGEGFSEIIERAGALAMDGDFLVISETPVSVAQGNLVDESRFRPSITALMLADIWSKYIWGYLLGPILGMKRRTIMNLRRLPPEARAHKEVVLRYYGLKHALKPASEAGIDLSNVPGTLVSLLPENPGEAANFIASEIRRKFGADVTTVIIDTDATYSILGRYFTSLPIAVPGIRSDTGFLGYLAGRFAGRTWPTPLASSRPVKLEVLLEVASAAEEYHRRNAGRATVYDMAREFSDRPGNITVEMLSSVEHTPAVIVRPP
- the tfe gene encoding transcription factor E; amino-acid sequence: MIDEQVLQELIHEIITEEEEEEAIPVLECLMKGKVTDEEISEKTQLKLNIVRRILYKLYDAGVASYKRSKDPETQWYTYTWKFEPEKVTEMIRRKHSEIVRKLREALDFEENNMFFVCVNGHYRFTFDEATEENFKCPECGSKMEFMDNSEIIQKIKEELSLYENNGFDSTDTTVNS
- a CDS encoding TIGR00295 family protein — encoded protein: MSIRLLRIVGCPEWVIDHSLAVRKKALELSRDLPVDRRLVEEGALLHDIGRCRTDGVEHAVEGARILEGFGYPPEVVRIVERHVGAGITPEEAEALGLPPGDYMPRTLEEKIVAHADNLINGSDEVDINFVIKKWSDRLGEKHPSIERLKKLHEELLGHP
- a CDS encoding glutamate synthase-related protein; translated protein: MCPDCPSYPDHGDDEILFCAGGSSRYYVEERGCLCASCPVYQSYGLKELYFCNTESLNGIRMRRQRRSEEDREYLKIVQIKRIAHGGDVPVESMGSEKRLPVGLDDIHFLPAQVSSIPLNAEDPVKTDVIIGVESERPLRLRSPIIISGMSYGAVSEKTRIAIASVAARLKIGFNSGEGGILHEEMDKAGDYLIIQYSTGRFGITRDVLRGAAAIEIRFGQGAYPGKGSYLPPDKISPDVARVRGLEPGEGSYSPAHHPDIRNQKELEEKVEELRKISRGAPIGAKIGCGNVEDDVKALLDAGVDFISIDGFGGGTGAVNPHIRDNTGIPIIAALPRAVKTIINEGHGERVSLIAGGGLRTAADMAKCLALGADAVYTGTATLIAINCQQHRLCHTGRCPTGITTHDPDLLKHMDLERAIEGLENFIRVSTAEIADFTRITGKDDVKKLNHEDLVALKKDVAELTGVKWLKGT
- a CDS encoding DUF5591 domain-containing protein, which codes for MKVICSIEESLHRPEAVRWRERMRLMRPMGDVVVVLPCSMKKPYSTSKSHRKFTRLTRGFQELILTSPFGICPRELENTYPISSYDVSTIGEWSHEEKKLVGDVLREYVGDLDVIAHVDGGYLEVCMEYLDSFTPTSMESRPTSPEALERLKRELKGYDKIPARKRLLHMLRSVAVYQFGPGGERIIPEDCRVTGRYHRKILKSDGTQIGTFMMDRGLISLSPEGGRSLHRLGLKWVEIDFKLESSTLFAPGVSDADREIIPGDEVVIVHEGEVAGVGRAVLSGDEMVRAERGVAVRVRRRNA
- a CDS encoding metal-sulfur cluster assembly factor: MSEELLEKVKEALKKVADPHMGISIVEMGLVENIEIEEKGETIAKITIRPTNPGCMSAARMAMDARNVAEQVEGIDRAEITVEGHMMADAISEMVNK
- a CDS encoding adenylate kinase; this encodes MTGVPGIVAVVGVPGTGKTTVCQILSRIVRHTYINYGELMLQVAGEWNLAENLEDLFNLSLDQQHLIWVEAARRIRRLDYVLMDLHGIDLSPLGYLISLPVDLITPDIIVILESEPQSIFERRLVDSKRRVMESPGSIREHMELLRTSMFVCSAILGSLVSIVENNDPHEAALEILRIIEAAGDATTLP
- the trpD gene encoding anthranilate phosphoribosyltransferase, giving the protein MRFRRLIAGIMDFRNLTEDEAYSLMEMIMAGELDDIKIAAILTALAMKGETVDEITGFARAMRDKALKVRVPGSLEVVDSCGTGGDSFRSYNISTAAAIIAAAAGVRVAKHGNRAVTGSCGGADILEAAGVNIELDADAAARSLTEVGISFMFAPLFHRATARVAGVRRALGFKTVFNILGPLTSPAAAEIQLLGVFDPQLVGPVAEVLRNLGTRRAMVVHGFDANLNPALDEISTAGPTLVAFLEDDEIRIDRLMPTDFGVEAGRLEHLRAGSTPHENLEMFMDVLSGRDDTPAKKSRLDVALANAGALIYLAGLADALPEGTETARRTVKSGAALKLLKEFASYTWSEKSAVIS
- the trpA gene encoding tryptophan synthase subunit alpha, translating into MILVSGVRAMSYAEMFRRADGCAFVPFVVAGDPDMETSIEIIRTLVDAGADGLEIGFPFSDPIADGASVQGADLRALRAGMTTEKCFQLIERVREFTSIPIGLLVYYNLIYRMGVDEFYRRAAEAGVTGILSADLPPEEASDALRAAEKYGVDQIFIVAPTTGSERLKRISQVSAGFHYLVSVMGVTGARSRVEDATIELIERVKADGSLPVMVGFGVSRPEHVRMLVDAGADGVIVGSAIIDVISENLGDRDLMLRRIHKMAANLKAAGGLE